Proteins from one Mycolicibacter virginiensis genomic window:
- a CDS encoding TIGR03617 family F420-dependent LLM class oxidoreductase, whose product MHIDVMALPQPLAKAGDLARNTQKAGFSGLLFTEAGRTAYLNAAIASQAAPGLELSTGVAVAFPRSPFVTAATAWELQEASGGKFRLGLGTQVRTHVVRRYGAAFDHPGPRLRDYVLAVKACFAAFRTGKLDHHGEFYDLDFITPQWSAGPIEAADPKVDVAAVNPWMLRMAGEVADGVHVHPLGEPGYLARHVVPKVAEGAATAGRSASEVAVIVPAMTIVGDSDEERHKEREFVRASLSFYGSTPNYAFIWDEAGFDGTTARIREKQKAGDFAGMAAQISDEHLAAFATESTWDELADKLIGKYGGVATRLVLYNALGDAERFERYGEIAQRISAGPHTVQAR is encoded by the coding sequence GTGCACATAGACGTCATGGCCCTGCCGCAGCCGTTGGCCAAGGCCGGCGACCTCGCCCGCAACACCCAAAAGGCGGGTTTTTCCGGTCTGCTGTTCACCGAAGCCGGTCGCACCGCGTACCTCAACGCCGCCATCGCATCTCAGGCCGCACCGGGTCTGGAGCTGTCGACCGGTGTCGCGGTTGCCTTTCCCCGCAGCCCGTTCGTCACGGCGGCTACCGCGTGGGAACTGCAGGAGGCGAGCGGCGGCAAGTTCCGGTTGGGACTTGGCACCCAGGTGCGTACCCATGTGGTGCGGCGCTACGGCGCGGCGTTCGACCATCCCGGCCCCCGGTTGCGTGACTACGTGCTTGCGGTCAAGGCGTGCTTTGCCGCCTTTCGAACGGGAAAGCTGGATCATCATGGGGAGTTCTACGACCTGGATTTCATCACCCCGCAGTGGAGCGCAGGGCCGATCGAGGCAGCAGATCCCAAAGTCGATGTCGCGGCGGTGAATCCATGGATGTTGCGGATGGCCGGCGAGGTGGCTGACGGTGTGCATGTTCACCCGCTCGGCGAGCCTGGCTACCTGGCGCGTCACGTGGTGCCGAAGGTGGCCGAAGGCGCCGCGACGGCGGGCCGTTCCGCGTCGGAGGTCGCCGTGATCGTGCCCGCGATGACGATCGTCGGCGACAGCGATGAAGAGCGGCACAAGGAGCGGGAGTTCGTGCGGGCTAGCCTGAGCTTCTACGGAAGCACCCCGAATTACGCCTTCATCTGGGATGAGGCCGGATTCGACGGCACCACCGCCCGGATCCGTGAGAAGCAGAAGGCCGGCGACTTCGCCGGGATGGCAGCGCAGATCAGCGACGAGCACCTGGCCGCGTTCGCCACCGAGTCGACGTGGGATGAGTTGGCAGACAAGCTGATCGGCAAGTATGGGGGAGTTGCGACGCGGCTGGTCCTGTACAACGCGCTCGGCGACGCTGAGCGCTTCGAGCGATACGGTGAGATCGCCCAGCGGATTTCGGCCGGGCCGCACACCGTCCAGGCGCGTTGA
- a CDS encoding maleylpyruvate isomerase family mycothiol-dependent enzyme produces MTLAGDIEAERVALTSSLSAAGASAPAGCGSWTARDLAAHLAAEERLGGVSTFIARSLVARGITVPAPTRLVEFAIRREHRYGFTELIDRLGRPLPRLLLRSPVAPLTLFEYWTHHDDLAAANGADHPAPATLQQAIAPLLRYQHTKLPVGAALRVSTDDGHVLAAVGPQTEQAVLVRGTPANLVRWLAGRQTRADVELTGPAVHVQALRTFTGHV; encoded by the coding sequence GTGACGCTCGCCGGGGACATCGAGGCGGAACGGGTGGCACTCACGAGCTCGTTGAGTGCCGCCGGCGCCTCAGCGCCCGCCGGGTGCGGGTCGTGGACCGCGCGAGATCTTGCGGCCCACCTGGCGGCCGAGGAACGCCTCGGTGGCGTCTCGACGTTCATTGCGCGATCGCTGGTGGCGCGCGGGATCACGGTGCCGGCGCCAACGCGGTTGGTGGAGTTCGCAATTCGGCGTGAGCATCGTTACGGCTTCACCGAGTTGATCGACCGGCTGGGGCGCCCACTGCCGCGACTGCTGCTCAGGTCGCCGGTAGCACCGCTGACGCTGTTCGAGTACTGGACCCATCACGATGACCTCGCCGCCGCCAACGGCGCCGACCACCCCGCCCCGGCAACACTGCAACAGGCCATCGCCCCACTACTGCGCTATCAGCACACAAAACTGCCCGTGGGCGCGGCGTTGAGAGTCAGCACTGATGACGGCCACGTCTTGGCAGCCGTGGGCCCCCAGACGGAGCAGGCGGTACTGGTCAGGGGGACGCCGGCCAACCTGGTTCGCTGGCTGGCGGGACGCCAGACACGAGCCGACGTCGAGCTGACCGGCCCCGCCGTCCATGTGCAGGCACTGCGAACGTTCACGGGCCACGTGTGA
- a CDS encoding FKBP-type peptidyl-prolyl cis-trans isomerase — MHSFVAVAASLAAIVLPLAAAGTAVAAGTCPTAAPAAGTPEWTLTGATGSVAVTGSTETAAPRVDVSAPFSVTSTQVHTLQAGSGPVVPGTAKVSVCYMGVNGRDGSVFDSSYKRGAPVDFPLDGVIPGFQKAIAGQTVGSTVAVAMTSADGYPDGQPSAGIRQGDTLVFAIKILGASG; from the coding sequence ATGCACTCATTCGTCGCTGTTGCCGCTAGTCTCGCGGCAATCGTCCTGCCCTTGGCGGCGGCAGGCACGGCCGTAGCCGCCGGCACCTGCCCCACGGCCGCACCCGCCGCCGGCACGCCGGAGTGGACGCTGACCGGGGCCACCGGCAGCGTCGCGGTCACCGGATCGACCGAAACGGCCGCGCCCCGGGTGGATGTGTCGGCGCCGTTCAGCGTGACGTCGACCCAGGTGCACACGTTGCAGGCCGGCAGCGGCCCGGTGGTTCCGGGCACGGCCAAGGTGTCGGTCTGCTACATGGGCGTCAACGGACGCGACGGTTCGGTGTTCGACAGCAGTTACAAGCGCGGCGCCCCGGTGGACTTCCCGCTCGACGGCGTCATCCCCGGATTCCAGAAGGCGATCGCCGGCCAAACGGTCGGCTCCACCGTCGCGGTGGCCATGACCTCCGCGGACGGCTACCCTGACGGCCAGCCCAGCGCCGGCATCCGGCAGGGCGACACCCTCGTCTTCGCGATCAAGATTCTGGGCGCCTCAGGCTGA